From the genome of Chiloscyllium plagiosum isolate BGI_BamShark_2017 chromosome 29, ASM401019v2, whole genome shotgun sequence, one region includes:
- the id4 gene encoding DNA-binding protein inhibitor ID-4: MKAVSDVSSLKKAGCGEMTLHCLSEHSLSIARCKMEEESLDLQYDMKDCYSKLKQLVPTIPQNKKVSKVEILQHVIDYILDLQLALETHPALVRPQPAICSSAPRNPLTALNTEQAGSKVRRPEDSILCR; encoded by the exons ATGAAAGCAGTGAGTGATGTTTCTTCTCTGAAAAAGGCAGGCTGCGGTGAGATGACATTGCATTGCCTGTCGGAGCACAGCCTGAGCATCGCCCGCTGCAAGATGGAAGAGGAGTCCCTGGATCTGCAGTACGACATGAAGGATTGCTACTCCAAGCTTAAGCAGCTCGTCCCCACCATCCCCCAGAACAAGAAGGTCAGCAAAGTGGAGATCCTGCAGCATGTGATCGACTACATTCTCGATCTGCAGCTGGCTCTGGAGACGCACCCGGCTCTGGTGAGACCGCAGCCGGCGATCTGCTCTTCGGCACCCCGGAATCCTCTGACAGCTCTCAACACCGAGCAG GCTGGGTCTAAAGTCAGAAGACCAGAGGACAGCATTCTGTGCCGCTGA